A single region of the Pelobates fuscus isolate aPelFus1 chromosome 4, aPelFus1.pri, whole genome shotgun sequence genome encodes:
- the MAK gene encoding serine/threonine-protein kinase MAK isoform X2 translates to MNRYTTMKQLGDGTYGSVLMGKSNESGELVAIKRMKRKFYSWEECMNLREVKSLKKLNHANVIKLKEVIRENDQLYFVFEYMKENLYQLMKDRSKLFPESVIRNIMYQILQGLAFIHKHGYFHRDMKPENLLCMGPDLVKIADFGLVRELRSQPPYTDYVSTRWYRAPEVLLRSAAYSSPIDMWAVGSIMAELYTLRPLFPGTSEIDEIFKICQVIGTPKKNEWPEGYQLAASMNFRFPQCVPVNLKTLIPNASEEAITLMKDMLHWDPKKRPTASQALRYPYFNNGQVLGPAPQYIEQKRPVKKAVQPVQPQPSSSTKKQSPSPPDALEKTIADSPVVNHRPLQQIQVPQSTANNILLPKPSPVFLPNISNTVSPKPVATGSQHMAANAKNGRRRWGQSVLKDSWDDFDKEFGISYSKKPSMGGVKENKNNDPLFGMAEYGQENKAMTNTRILRTDSSQTMSAKQHYLRQSRYLPGMNPKNLGFGLANKEVNNSAWNSALTSKPLAPIGGGMTFNRAIAGGFAGPSYNPNGGYIPSIHKKEVGSAGQRIQLAPLGGAATLPTNSDAVNGKPKVIKPKPICLKAVCESPPDFDAWKTKTARTQLPGSSFKPATKNLSVINRPQPLQPVHGRTDWAAKYGGHR, encoded by the exons atgaATCGTTATACCACTATGAAACAGCTCGGGGATGGTACCTATGGCAGTGTGTTGATGGGGAAAAGCAATGAATCAGGGGAGCTAGTAGCTATCAAAAG GATGAAAAGGAAGTTTTATTCATGGGAAGAATGTATGAATTTGAGAGAAGTAAAG tcgCTAAAGAAACTGAATCACGCTAATGTCATCAAACTAAAGGAAGTGATCAGAGAAAATGACcagctttattttgtgtttgaatatatgaaagAAAACCTTTACCAGTTAATGAAAGACCG AAGTAAATTGTTTCCTGAGTCAGTCATCAGAAACATTATGTATCAAATATTACAAGGGCTAGCTTTTATCCATAAGCACG GGTACTTCCACAGAGATATGAAACCTGAAAATCTTTTATGTATGGGTCCTGATCTTGTCAAAATAGCAGATTTTGGATTAGTCCGAGAATTGAGATCTCAGCCGCCCTACACTGATTATGTATCTACCAGGTG gtataggGCACCTGAGGTATTGCTGAGATCCGCTGCATATAGTTCGCCAATAGATATGTGGGCAGTTGGCAGTATAATGGCTGAACTATATACGCTACGACCTCTCTTCCCAGGAACAAGTGAGATTGATGAAATTTTCAAAATTTGCCAAGTTATAGGGACACCAAAAAAA AATGAGTGGCCAGAAGGATATCAACTTGCAGCATCCATGAATTTCCGCTTCCCACAGTGTGTTCCTGTTAACCTCAAAACTCTTATCCCTAATGCTAGTGAAGAAGCTATAACACTAATGAAGGACATGCTGCATTGGGACCCAAAGAAACGACCCACTGCAAGTCAG GCTTTAAGGTACCCTTATTTTAACAATGGTCAAGTATTGGGACCTGCACCGCAATACATTGAGCAGAAAAGGCCTGTAAAAAAAGCAGTGCAACCCGTACAACCGCAGCCGTCATCTTCAACAAAGAAACAATCTCCTTCTCCACCTGATGCATTAGAGAAGACAATAGCTGACTCACCAGTGGTGAACCACAGGCCTCTGCAGCAGATTCAGGTGCCGCAGAGCACAGCTAACAACATTCTGCTGCCTAAACCTTCTCCAGTGTTCCTGCCCAATATCAGTAATACAGTGTCTCCA AAGCCAGTGGCCACTGGATCTCAACATATGGCTGCTAATGCTAAAAATGGAAGACGGCGCTGGGGACAGTCCGTTCTAAAGGATAGTTGGGATGACTTTGATAAAGAATTTGGCATCTCTTATTCTAAAAAACCCAGTATGGGAGGAGTTAAAGAGAATAAAAACAATGATCCATTATTCGG CATGGCAGAATATGGACAAGAAAACAAAGCAATGACAAACACGAGGATTCTGAGAACGGATTCAAGCCAAACCATGTCAGCTAAACAGCATTATCTAAGGCAGTCTCGATATCTACCTG GGATGAACCCAAAGAATTTAGGATTCGGGCTAGCCAACAAGGAAGTAAATAATTCAGCATGGAATAGTGCACTAACTTCTAAACCACTTGCTCCCATTGGAGGAGGTATGACGTTTAATAGAGCTATTGCAG GAGGATTTGCTGGTCCTTCATATAACCCAAATGGAGGATACATTCCATCCATTCACAAAAAAGAAGTTGGCTCTGCaggacaaagaatacaacttgcaCCTCTTGGGGGAGCAGCAA CATTACCCACCAACAGTGATGCTGTGAATGGTAAACCAAAGGTTATCAAACCAAAGCCTATCTGCCTAAAAGCAGTATGTGAGAGTCCACCAG ATTTTGATGCCTGGAAAACAAAAACTGCGCGCACACAATTGCCAGGTTCATCATTCAAACCAGCAACTAAGAACCTGTCTGTGATAAACCGGCCACAACCACTTCAGCCAGTGCACGGGAGAACAGACTGGGCAGCCAAGTATGGCGGCCATCGCTAA
- the MAK gene encoding serine/threonine-protein kinase MAK isoform X1, whose protein sequence is MNRYTTMKQLGDGTYGSVLMGKSNESGELVAIKRMKRKFYSWEECMNLREVKSLKKLNHANVIKLKEVIRENDQLYFVFEYMKENLYQLMKDRENKMFTENEIRNIMFQVISGLAFVHKHGYFHRDMKPENLLCMGPDLVKIADFGLVRELRSQPPYTDYVSTRWYRAPEVLLRSAAYSSPIDMWAVGSIMAELYTLRPLFPGTSEIDEIFKICQVIGTPKKNEWPEGYQLAASMNFRFPQCVPVNLKTLIPNASEEAITLMKDMLHWDPKKRPTASQALRYPYFNNGQVLGPAPQYIEQKRPVKKAVQPVQPQPSSSTKKQSPSPPDALEKTIADSPVVNHRPLQQIQVPQSTANNILLPKPSPVFLPNISNTVSPKPVATGSQHMAANAKNGRRRWGQSVLKDSWDDFDKEFGISYSKKPSMGGVKENKNNDPLFGMAEYGQENKAMTNTRILRTDSSQTMSAKQHYLRQSRYLPGMNPKNLGFGLANKEVNNSAWNSALTSKPLAPIGGGMTFNRAIAGGFAGPSYNPNGGYIPSIHKKEVGSAGQRIQLAPLGGAATLPTNSDAVNGKPKVIKPKPICLKAVCESPPDFDAWKTKTARTQLPGSSFKPATKNLSVINRPQPLQPVHGRTDWAAKYGGHR, encoded by the exons atgaATCGTTATACCACTATGAAACAGCTCGGGGATGGTACCTATGGCAGTGTGTTGATGGGGAAAAGCAATGAATCAGGGGAGCTAGTAGCTATCAAAAG GATGAAAAGGAAGTTTTATTCATGGGAAGAATGTATGAATTTGAGAGAAGTAAAG tcgCTAAAGAAACTGAATCACGCTAATGTCATCAAACTAAAGGAAGTGATCAGAGAAAATGACcagctttattttgtgtttgaatatatgaaagAAAACCTTTACCAGTTAATGAAAGACCG AGAAAATAAGATGTTCACTGAGAATGAAATAAGGAACATTATGTTCCAGGTGATTTCTGGGTTAGCCTTTGTGCACAAGCATG GGTACTTCCACAGAGATATGAAACCTGAAAATCTTTTATGTATGGGTCCTGATCTTGTCAAAATAGCAGATTTTGGATTAGTCCGAGAATTGAGATCTCAGCCGCCCTACACTGATTATGTATCTACCAGGTG gtataggGCACCTGAGGTATTGCTGAGATCCGCTGCATATAGTTCGCCAATAGATATGTGGGCAGTTGGCAGTATAATGGCTGAACTATATACGCTACGACCTCTCTTCCCAGGAACAAGTGAGATTGATGAAATTTTCAAAATTTGCCAAGTTATAGGGACACCAAAAAAA AATGAGTGGCCAGAAGGATATCAACTTGCAGCATCCATGAATTTCCGCTTCCCACAGTGTGTTCCTGTTAACCTCAAAACTCTTATCCCTAATGCTAGTGAAGAAGCTATAACACTAATGAAGGACATGCTGCATTGGGACCCAAAGAAACGACCCACTGCAAGTCAG GCTTTAAGGTACCCTTATTTTAACAATGGTCAAGTATTGGGACCTGCACCGCAATACATTGAGCAGAAAAGGCCTGTAAAAAAAGCAGTGCAACCCGTACAACCGCAGCCGTCATCTTCAACAAAGAAACAATCTCCTTCTCCACCTGATGCATTAGAGAAGACAATAGCTGACTCACCAGTGGTGAACCACAGGCCTCTGCAGCAGATTCAGGTGCCGCAGAGCACAGCTAACAACATTCTGCTGCCTAAACCTTCTCCAGTGTTCCTGCCCAATATCAGTAATACAGTGTCTCCA AAGCCAGTGGCCACTGGATCTCAACATATGGCTGCTAATGCTAAAAATGGAAGACGGCGCTGGGGACAGTCCGTTCTAAAGGATAGTTGGGATGACTTTGATAAAGAATTTGGCATCTCTTATTCTAAAAAACCCAGTATGGGAGGAGTTAAAGAGAATAAAAACAATGATCCATTATTCGG CATGGCAGAATATGGACAAGAAAACAAAGCAATGACAAACACGAGGATTCTGAGAACGGATTCAAGCCAAACCATGTCAGCTAAACAGCATTATCTAAGGCAGTCTCGATATCTACCTG GGATGAACCCAAAGAATTTAGGATTCGGGCTAGCCAACAAGGAAGTAAATAATTCAGCATGGAATAGTGCACTAACTTCTAAACCACTTGCTCCCATTGGAGGAGGTATGACGTTTAATAGAGCTATTGCAG GAGGATTTGCTGGTCCTTCATATAACCCAAATGGAGGATACATTCCATCCATTCACAAAAAAGAAGTTGGCTCTGCaggacaaagaatacaacttgcaCCTCTTGGGGGAGCAGCAA CATTACCCACCAACAGTGATGCTGTGAATGGTAAACCAAAGGTTATCAAACCAAAGCCTATCTGCCTAAAAGCAGTATGTGAGAGTCCACCAG ATTTTGATGCCTGGAAAACAAAAACTGCGCGCACACAATTGCCAGGTTCATCATTCAAACCAGCAACTAAGAACCTGTCTGTGATAAACCGGCCACAACCACTTCAGCCAGTGCACGGGAGAACAGACTGGGCAGCCAAGTATGGCGGCCATCGCTAA
- the MAK gene encoding serine/threonine-protein kinase MAK isoform X3: MNRYTTMKQLGDGTYGSVLMGKSNESGELVAIKRMKRKFYSWEECMNLREVKSLKKLNHANVIKLKEVIRENDQLYFVFEYMKENLYQLMKDRENKMFTENEIRNIMFQVISGLAFVHKHGYFHRDMKPENLLCMGPDLVKIADFGLVRELRSQPPYTDYVSTRWYRAPEVLLRSAAYSSPIDMWAVGSIMAELYTLRPLFPGTSEIDEIFKICQVIGTPKKNEWPEGYQLAASMNFRFPQCVPVNLKTLIPNASEEAITLMKDMLHWDPKKRPTASQALRYPYFNNGQVLGPAPQYIEQKRPVKKAVQPVQPQPSSSTKKQSPSPPDALEKTIADSPVVNHRPLQQIQVPQSTANNILLPKPSPVFLPNISNTVSPKPVATGSQHMAANAKNGRRRWGQSVLKDSWDDFDKEFGISYSKKPSMGGVKENKNNDPLFGMAEYGQENKAMTNTRILRTDSSQTMSAKQHYLRQSRYLPGMNPKNLGFGLANKEVNNSAWNSALTSKPLAPIGGGMTFNRAIAGGFAGPSYNPNGGYIPSIHKKEVGSAGQRIQLAPLGGAANFDAWKTKTARTQLPGSSFKPATKNLSVINRPQPLQPVHGRTDWAAKYGGHR, translated from the exons atgaATCGTTATACCACTATGAAACAGCTCGGGGATGGTACCTATGGCAGTGTGTTGATGGGGAAAAGCAATGAATCAGGGGAGCTAGTAGCTATCAAAAG GATGAAAAGGAAGTTTTATTCATGGGAAGAATGTATGAATTTGAGAGAAGTAAAG tcgCTAAAGAAACTGAATCACGCTAATGTCATCAAACTAAAGGAAGTGATCAGAGAAAATGACcagctttattttgtgtttgaatatatgaaagAAAACCTTTACCAGTTAATGAAAGACCG AGAAAATAAGATGTTCACTGAGAATGAAATAAGGAACATTATGTTCCAGGTGATTTCTGGGTTAGCCTTTGTGCACAAGCATG GGTACTTCCACAGAGATATGAAACCTGAAAATCTTTTATGTATGGGTCCTGATCTTGTCAAAATAGCAGATTTTGGATTAGTCCGAGAATTGAGATCTCAGCCGCCCTACACTGATTATGTATCTACCAGGTG gtataggGCACCTGAGGTATTGCTGAGATCCGCTGCATATAGTTCGCCAATAGATATGTGGGCAGTTGGCAGTATAATGGCTGAACTATATACGCTACGACCTCTCTTCCCAGGAACAAGTGAGATTGATGAAATTTTCAAAATTTGCCAAGTTATAGGGACACCAAAAAAA AATGAGTGGCCAGAAGGATATCAACTTGCAGCATCCATGAATTTCCGCTTCCCACAGTGTGTTCCTGTTAACCTCAAAACTCTTATCCCTAATGCTAGTGAAGAAGCTATAACACTAATGAAGGACATGCTGCATTGGGACCCAAAGAAACGACCCACTGCAAGTCAG GCTTTAAGGTACCCTTATTTTAACAATGGTCAAGTATTGGGACCTGCACCGCAATACATTGAGCAGAAAAGGCCTGTAAAAAAAGCAGTGCAACCCGTACAACCGCAGCCGTCATCTTCAACAAAGAAACAATCTCCTTCTCCACCTGATGCATTAGAGAAGACAATAGCTGACTCACCAGTGGTGAACCACAGGCCTCTGCAGCAGATTCAGGTGCCGCAGAGCACAGCTAACAACATTCTGCTGCCTAAACCTTCTCCAGTGTTCCTGCCCAATATCAGTAATACAGTGTCTCCA AAGCCAGTGGCCACTGGATCTCAACATATGGCTGCTAATGCTAAAAATGGAAGACGGCGCTGGGGACAGTCCGTTCTAAAGGATAGTTGGGATGACTTTGATAAAGAATTTGGCATCTCTTATTCTAAAAAACCCAGTATGGGAGGAGTTAAAGAGAATAAAAACAATGATCCATTATTCGG CATGGCAGAATATGGACAAGAAAACAAAGCAATGACAAACACGAGGATTCTGAGAACGGATTCAAGCCAAACCATGTCAGCTAAACAGCATTATCTAAGGCAGTCTCGATATCTACCTG GGATGAACCCAAAGAATTTAGGATTCGGGCTAGCCAACAAGGAAGTAAATAATTCAGCATGGAATAGTGCACTAACTTCTAAACCACTTGCTCCCATTGGAGGAGGTATGACGTTTAATAGAGCTATTGCAG GAGGATTTGCTGGTCCTTCATATAACCCAAATGGAGGATACATTCCATCCATTCACAAAAAAGAAGTTGGCTCTGCaggacaaagaatacaacttgcaCCTCTTGGGGGAGCAGCAA ATTTTGATGCCTGGAAAACAAAAACTGCGCGCACACAATTGCCAGGTTCATCATTCAAACCAGCAACTAAGAACCTGTCTGTGATAAACCGGCCACAACCACTTCAGCCAGTGCACGGGAGAACAGACTGGGCAGCCAAGTATGGCGGCCATCGCTAA